The Corynebacterium camporealensis genome contains a region encoding:
- the trpB gene encoding tryptophan synthase subunit beta, with protein MSSTPENPAPEEVRETLIDAYFGQFGGQYVPEILYPVLDELEQAYVDALADPSFEEELDELRRRYLGRPTPITECANLPLKGKGRARIFLKREDLCHGGAHKGNQVLAQALIAKRLGKTRLVAETGAGQHGTATAMVAALMGMECTIYMGAKDVARQQPNVYRMRLMGAKVVPVHNEHGEAMSDAIDVGLMDWCENLSTTHYLLGSACGPHPFPKLVKEFQAVISRESREQMLELTGRLPDAVVAAVGGGSNAIGAFADYLTDKPGNENVSLVGVEPAGEGLETGKHGAPLNAGRIGFLHGSRSYVLLGEDDEVLHSFSVSAGLDYPGVGPEHSYLLETGRAQYVAVTDAEALQAFRMLSRYEGIIPALESSHALAYALKLAENPEPVATDDSGDECINILVNLSGRGDKDVEYVRNILGDLADEDPAETPVTNPNVAEVLESMTQEAIEREG; from the coding sequence ATGTCTTCTACCCCTGAGAACCCTGCACCGGAAGAAGTCCGCGAGACTTTGATTGATGCCTACTTTGGGCAATTCGGTGGACAGTACGTGCCGGAGATTCTTTATCCGGTGCTCGATGAGTTGGAGCAGGCATACGTGGATGCGCTGGCTGATCCGAGTTTTGAGGAAGAGCTGGATGAGCTGCGTCGTCGTTACTTGGGTCGTCCAACTCCGATTACGGAATGTGCGAACCTGCCGCTAAAGGGCAAGGGTCGTGCGCGTATCTTCCTCAAGCGTGAAGACCTGTGCCACGGTGGTGCGCATAAGGGAAATCAGGTGTTGGCGCAGGCGCTCATCGCAAAGCGTTTGGGCAAGACCCGACTGGTCGCGGAAACCGGTGCAGGTCAGCACGGTACGGCAACGGCCATGGTCGCAGCGCTGATGGGCATGGAATGCACCATCTACATGGGTGCGAAGGATGTGGCGCGTCAGCAGCCGAATGTCTACCGCATGCGTTTGATGGGTGCGAAGGTCGTTCCGGTGCATAACGAGCACGGCGAAGCCATGAGCGATGCTATCGATGTCGGTTTGATGGACTGGTGCGAGAACCTCTCCACCACGCACTATCTGCTGGGTTCGGCGTGTGGTCCGCACCCGTTCCCGAAGCTGGTCAAGGAATTCCAGGCGGTGATTTCGCGTGAGTCGCGGGAGCAGATGCTGGAACTGACTGGTCGTCTGCCCGATGCAGTCGTGGCAGCCGTTGGTGGTGGTTCCAATGCGATTGGTGCTTTCGCCGATTACCTGACCGACAAGCCGGGCAATGAGAATGTCAGCCTGGTTGGTGTGGAACCAGCTGGTGAAGGTCTGGAAACCGGTAAGCACGGTGCGCCGTTGAATGCGGGCCGTATTGGCTTCCTGCATGGATCGCGTTCTTATGTGCTGCTGGGTGAAGACGATGAGGTCCTGCACTCCTTCTCGGTCTCTGCTGGTTTGGATTACCCGGGTGTGGGTCCGGAGCACTCCTACCTGCTGGAAACCGGTCGTGCGCAGTACGTAGCGGTCACTGACGCAGAAGCGCTGCAGGCTTTCCGCATGCTGTCGCGTTACGAAGGCATCATTCCGGCACTGGAGTCCTCGCATGCGTTGGCTTATGCGCTTAAGCTCGCGGAGAATCCGGAGCCGGTTGCTACCGATGACTCCGGCGATGAGTGCATCAACATCCTGGTTAACCTGTCGGGTCGTGGTGACAAGGATGTTGAGTACGTACGCAACATTCTGGGTGATTTGGCGGATGAGGATCCGGCAGAAACTCCGGTTACCAACCCGAACGTGGCAGAAGTCCTGGAGTCGATGACTCAGGAAGCTATCGAGCGCGAAGGCTAA
- a CDS encoding M20 family metallopeptidase yields the protein MSTADSASLIDEVRSHQDEIEHDILTLVDSESYSYAKEELNRTKQLLLDLCTTRLGEPDSTEHFEQESYGDAVLLRYEGTGNNTPTITFLGHYDTVWPIGILSEWGERYSTDDNGKRTISGPGIFDMKTGLVQAIWITKLLREEEQYPTIQFLFNGDEELGSPSSRPIIEDVAKGSDAVFVFESSANGKIKTARKGIGLIKIAATGVESHAGLDPDAGASAIKALMQVGLQVSDLADRSKGTTINVGLISGGTGSNVIAGKAEATVDIRVEDPSEIDRLNEAFKEVHWDDDRVDVTVTPNWNRPSMVFTEKSQELYAQLESAAKRLGKTIDQAQVGGASDANFVSPLGIPVLCGVGANGSGAHARHEFIYPDDIPFYIALLVEALRN from the coding sequence ATGTCTACCGCCGACTCTGCTTCCCTCATTGACGAAGTTCGCTCCCACCAAGACGAAATTGAACACGACATTCTTACTCTGGTGGACTCTGAGTCCTACAGCTATGCCAAAGAGGAACTCAACCGCACCAAGCAGCTGCTGCTAGATCTGTGCACCACCCGTCTTGGCGAGCCAGATTCCACCGAGCATTTCGAGCAAGAGTCGTACGGCGATGCCGTCCTGCTGCGTTACGAAGGCACAGGCAACAACACCCCGACCATTACCTTCCTTGGCCACTACGACACCGTATGGCCCATTGGCATCTTGTCCGAATGGGGCGAGCGCTACAGCACCGATGACAACGGCAAGCGCACTATCTCTGGCCCGGGCATCTTCGATATGAAAACCGGCCTGGTGCAGGCCATCTGGATTACCAAGCTGCTTCGCGAAGAAGAGCAGTACCCCACCATCCAATTCCTCTTTAACGGCGATGAAGAGCTTGGTTCTCCAAGCTCCCGCCCGATTATCGAAGACGTCGCCAAAGGCTCCGATGCCGTCTTCGTCTTCGAGTCTTCCGCCAACGGCAAAATCAAGACCGCGCGTAAAGGCATTGGACTTATCAAGATTGCAGCCACCGGCGTCGAATCCCATGCTGGCCTCGACCCCGATGCCGGCGCCAGCGCCATCAAGGCTCTCATGCAGGTGGGCCTGCAGGTCTCCGATCTTGCCGACCGCTCCAAAGGCACCACCATCAACGTCGGTCTTATTTCCGGCGGCACCGGCTCCAACGTCATCGCGGGCAAGGCTGAAGCAACCGTCGACATCCGCGTCGAAGACCCCAGCGAAATCGACCGCCTCAACGAAGCCTTCAAGGAAGTCCACTGGGACGACGACCGCGTCGACGTCACGGTGACCCCGAATTGGAACCGTCCATCGATGGTGTTTACCGAGAAATCCCAGGAGCTCTACGCCCAACTAGAAAGCGCCGCCAAGCGCCTGGGCAAGACCATCGACCAAGCCCAGGTCGGCGGCGCCAGCGATGCCAACTTTGTCTCACCTCTCGGCATCCCAGTCCTCTGCGGTGTCGGCGCCAACGGCAGCGGCGCGCACGCCCGCCACGAGTTCATCTACCCCGACGACATCCCGTTCTATATCGCCCTACTCGTCGAAGCCCTGCGCAACTAA
- a CDS encoding ABC transporter ATP-binding protein codes for MATVTFDGASRIYSKDDEHPAVDRLTLDIADGEFLVLVGPSGCGKSTSLRMLAGLEPTDRGSIQIGGVDVTGISPADRDVAMVFQNYALYPNMTVAQNMSFALENRKVAKNEIKQRVQEAAKILQMEELLDRKPANLSGGQRQRVAMGRAIVREPAVFCMDEPLSNLDAKLRVSTRAQISALQRRLGTTTVYVTHDQTEAMTMGDRVAVLNDGVLQQVAPTREIYDYPANIFVAGFIGSPAMNIYNLPHDGQELHIGSTRINISNYDFDGVETITAGVRPEDWRLDSDSNLQFTAAHIEELGNQTYVYGDLRDPNSQNTSDGILQSSTRMGGQTGILVNARADVNAGDTFGISPDPERVHLFSNITGNRLN; via the coding sequence ATGGCAACTGTCACTTTCGATGGCGCCAGCCGCATCTACTCCAAGGATGACGAGCACCCGGCAGTCGATCGCCTCACTCTGGATATCGCCGACGGCGAGTTCCTCGTCCTCGTCGGACCTTCCGGCTGTGGCAAGTCGACCAGCTTGCGCATGCTCGCTGGCCTGGAGCCAACCGACCGCGGTTCCATCCAGATCGGTGGCGTGGACGTCACCGGTATTAGCCCCGCGGATCGTGACGTTGCCATGGTCTTCCAGAACTACGCGCTGTACCCGAACATGACCGTCGCGCAGAACATGTCTTTCGCCTTGGAAAACCGCAAGGTTGCCAAGAACGAGATCAAACAGCGCGTGCAGGAAGCAGCCAAGATTCTGCAGATGGAAGAACTCCTCGACCGCAAGCCTGCAAACCTTTCTGGTGGCCAACGCCAGCGCGTCGCCATGGGCCGTGCCATCGTGCGCGAACCCGCTGTGTTCTGCATGGATGAGCCACTGTCCAACCTGGACGCCAAGCTGCGTGTGTCTACCCGTGCACAGATTTCCGCACTGCAGCGTCGACTCGGTACCACCACGGTCTATGTCACCCACGACCAGACTGAGGCCATGACCATGGGCGATCGCGTCGCAGTGCTTAACGATGGCGTCCTGCAACAAGTCGCACCTACCCGCGAAATCTACGACTACCCTGCCAACATCTTCGTCGCAGGTTTCATCGGTTCACCTGCCATGAATATCTACAACCTGCCGCACGATGGCCAGGAGCTACACATCGGCAGCACCCGGATTAATATCTCCAACTACGACTTCGATGGCGTGGAGACAATTACCGCCGGTGTTCGCCCCGAGGACTGGCGCCTTGATTCCGATAGCAACCTGCAATTCACTGCTGCTCACATCGAGGAACTCGGCAACCAGACCTACGTCTACGGTGACCTGCGCGACCCCAACTCGCAGAACACCAGCGACGGTATTCTGCAGTCCTCGACCCGCATGGGCGGTCAGACCGGCATTCTCGTTAATGCTCGTGCCGACGTCAACGCAGGCGATACCTTCGGTATCTCCCCCGACCCGGAGCGAGTCCACCTGTTTAGCAACATCACCGGCAACCGACTGAATTAG
- a CDS encoding ABC transporter substrate-binding protein, with the protein MKRRKFLALVSTATASMALAACAGTSSTDPQASNNGGGEGGGDVTELTWWSNHPGSSKDVESELISRFEEANPDIKVNLVDAGKNYEEAAQKFNAALTGDDLPDVVVLSDVWWHNFAINGQIADVDALADEAGIDLSTYVQPLYEDYEYDGGHFALPFARSTPLFYYNKEAWEAAGLPDRGPESWDEMDEWAEKLTEANPDMKAFGWGDAVDYLSWIFQGPLWSKGGAYSDEWDLKFTDEKTIQVVEWLKETTDPDSGYAYVGNDMAMEFGTGRAAATVLSTGDLAGVTDTVDFELGTAFLPNPTGEGACPTGGAGLAIPAGIDKNRQLAAIKLIDFLTNEENTSYWSQNVGYMPVRSTAVENEDQKKFMEENPNFATAIEQLPETRPQDNARVFLPGADQEIGGAFERIVTNRDDVTEVLSDLQNTLQNIYDNQVEPILNG; encoded by the coding sequence ATGAAGCGCCGTAAGTTCCTCGCTCTCGTGTCCACTGCTACTGCGTCCATGGCACTGGCTGCTTGTGCCGGTACCTCATCCACCGATCCTCAGGCGTCCAACAACGGAGGCGGCGAAGGTGGCGGCGACGTCACCGAGCTGACCTGGTGGTCCAACCACCCGGGTTCGTCTAAGGATGTCGAGTCCGAGCTCATCTCCCGCTTCGAAGAAGCCAACCCAGATATCAAGGTCAACCTCGTTGATGCTGGTAAGAACTACGAAGAGGCTGCACAGAAGTTCAACGCAGCACTCACCGGTGACGACCTGCCCGACGTTGTCGTGCTGTCCGATGTCTGGTGGCACAACTTCGCCATCAACGGCCAGATCGCAGACGTCGATGCACTTGCCGACGAAGCTGGCATCGACCTGTCCACCTACGTACAACCGCTCTACGAGGACTACGAGTACGACGGCGGCCACTTCGCACTGCCATTTGCTCGCTCCACTCCGCTGTTCTACTACAACAAGGAAGCCTGGGAAGCTGCCGGCCTGCCTGACCGCGGGCCTGAGTCCTGGGATGAAATGGACGAGTGGGCTGAAAAGCTCACCGAGGCTAACCCGGATATGAAGGCCTTCGGTTGGGGCGATGCCGTGGATTACCTGTCCTGGATCTTCCAGGGCCCGCTGTGGTCCAAGGGCGGTGCTTACTCCGACGAGTGGGACCTGAAGTTCACCGATGAAAAGACCATCCAGGTCGTCGAGTGGCTCAAGGAAACCACCGACCCAGACTCTGGTTACGCATACGTGGGCAACGACATGGCCATGGAGTTCGGCACCGGCCGCGCTGCTGCCACCGTGCTGTCCACCGGTGACCTGGCGGGTGTTACCGACACCGTTGATTTCGAACTGGGTACTGCATTCCTGCCAAACCCGACTGGTGAAGGTGCGTGCCCGACTGGTGGTGCTGGCCTGGCAATTCCGGCAGGTATCGACAAGAACCGTCAGCTGGCTGCTATCAAGCTCATCGACTTCCTCACCAACGAGGAAAACACCTCCTACTGGTCCCAAAACGTCGGCTACATGCCGGTGCGTTCTACCGCTGTGGAGAACGAGGACCAGAAGAAGTTCATGGAAGAAAACCCGAACTTCGCTACCGCAATCGAGCAGCTTCCAGAAACCCGTCCGCAGGACAACGCACGTGTATTCCTGCCGGGTGCGGACCAGGAAATCGGTGGTGCCTTCGAGAGGATCGTCACCAACCGCGACGATGTCACCGAGGTTCTCAGCGACCTGCAGAACACCCTGCAAAACATTTACGACAACCAGGTTGAGCCGATTCTCAACGGCTAA
- a CDS encoding carbohydrate ABC transporter permease produces the protein MSTSQLNMVSNQSPAARRLKLAGGYFGIFLVLVLIGLPLFWILMTSFKARGDIYTDPVNWIPPTWETGNYVDATTRVPFWTYLRNSIIITAALSIIKITLGVLSAYALAILRFPGRNLLFIVVISALMVPAEITVISNYALVNSLGWRNTFVGIIVPLAGVAFGTFLMRNHFLSLPYELVEAARMDGAGPIRLLTKVLLPVSWPTLTAFSVITVVNEWNTYLWPFLMSDTDRVAPLQVGLTMLQNNDGVTNWGPVMAATILTILPMVIIFLGLQKYMIQGLTTGAVKG, from the coding sequence ATGTCTACATCTCAGCTCAACATGGTGTCCAACCAGTCGCCTGCCGCACGTCGGTTGAAGCTTGCCGGTGGTTACTTCGGAATCTTCCTCGTGCTGGTTCTCATCGGGTTGCCACTGTTCTGGATTCTGATGACTTCGTTCAAGGCACGCGGTGACATCTACACCGATCCGGTCAACTGGATTCCACCGACGTGGGAAACAGGTAACTACGTCGATGCCACCACCCGCGTTCCTTTCTGGACCTACCTGCGCAACTCGATCATCATCACCGCAGCACTTTCGATCATCAAGATCACCTTGGGCGTGCTGTCGGCATATGCGTTGGCTATCCTGCGCTTCCCTGGGCGCAACTTGCTGTTCATCGTCGTCATTTCCGCACTGATGGTTCCCGCCGAAATCACCGTGATTTCCAACTACGCACTGGTGAACTCACTCGGCTGGCGTAATACCTTCGTCGGCATCATCGTTCCGCTCGCAGGCGTTGCCTTCGGCACCTTCCTCATGCGCAACCACTTTCTATCGCTGCCTTATGAGCTGGTCGAAGCAGCCCGCATGGACGGCGCCGGTCCAATTCGTTTGCTCACCAAAGTCCTTCTTCCAGTCTCGTGGCCGACGTTGACTGCCTTTTCGGTCATCACCGTGGTCAACGAATGGAACACCTACCTCTGGCCATTCCTGATGTCCGATACCGACCGTGTCGCACCGCTGCAGGTGGGTCTGACCATGCTGCAAAACAACGACGGTGTCACCAACTGGGGACCAGTGATGGCAGCGACCATCCTCACCATCTTGCCCATGGTCATCATCTTCCTGGGCTTGCAAAAGTACATGATTCAAGGCCTGACCACTGGCGCCGTAAAGGGCTAG
- a CDS encoding carbohydrate ABC transporter permease, whose translation MENKAKKGRRREWWLAAALLAPNLILLAVFTYRPLLDNIRLSFFQWNISSPTSTFVGLQNYIEWFTRDDTKTIVFNTLVFTFFAVIGSMVIGLALALLLNQRIKGRNFTRSVVFAPYAISGAAIGVAFQFVFDPSFGLIQEMLSWFGIDSPNFYAVPGWALFMVTFTFVWKNLGYTFVIYLAALQGLDKELDEAAAIDGTPWWRKFWRVTMPQLRPTTFFLSITVMLNSVQVFDIINVMTRGGPQGNGTTTLVYQIYNETFVNFRAGYGATAATILFLILLVITLIQVRIMDKRG comes from the coding sequence CTGGAGAACAAGGCGAAAAAGGGCCGCCGCCGTGAATGGTGGTTGGCTGCTGCGCTGCTGGCGCCGAACCTGATTCTGCTGGCGGTGTTTACCTACCGTCCCCTGTTGGACAACATTCGTTTGTCCTTCTTCCAGTGGAATATCTCCAGCCCCACGTCCACTTTTGTGGGTCTGCAGAACTACATCGAGTGGTTTACCCGTGATGATACGAAGACGATTGTCTTCAACACCTTGGTGTTTACGTTCTTCGCGGTGATCGGTTCGATGGTCATTGGCTTGGCCTTGGCGCTGCTGCTCAACCAGCGAATTAAGGGTCGTAACTTCACTCGTTCGGTAGTGTTCGCGCCTTATGCGATTTCCGGCGCGGCCATTGGTGTGGCTTTCCAGTTCGTCTTCGACCCCAGCTTCGGTCTGATTCAGGAGATGCTGTCCTGGTTCGGTATTGATTCGCCGAACTTCTACGCAGTACCTGGCTGGGCACTGTTCATGGTCACCTTCACGTTCGTCTGGAAGAACTTGGGTTATACCTTCGTCATTTACCTCGCTGCATTGCAGGGCCTGGATAAGGAACTGGATGAAGCAGCAGCTATCGATGGCACCCCGTGGTGGCGCAAGTTCTGGCGTGTGACCATGCCGCAGCTGCGCCCGACGACGTTCTTCCTGTCGATTACGGTGATGCTCAATTCCGTACAGGTCTTCGACATCATCAACGTCATGACTCGTGGTGGCCCACAGGGTAACGGTACGACGACTCTCGTGTACCAGATTTACAACGAGACCTTCGTGAACTTCCGTGCTGGCTACGGTGCCACTGCCGCGACCATTTTGTTCCTCATCCTGCTGGTCATCACTTTGATCCAGGTTCGCATCATGGATAAGCGAGGTTAA
- a CDS encoding helix-turn-helix domain-containing protein — MNRGSAVEAAVEIGQTIRAQRREYNVTQKDLAQRLDMSEKTLRAIERGSSSAKLESTLRVITALGLQFQVRRHTDRTYGASLLP; from the coding sequence ATGAATCGGGGGAGTGCAGTGGAGGCTGCAGTAGAAATCGGGCAAACCATTCGTGCGCAGCGGCGGGAGTACAACGTCACGCAGAAAGATTTGGCGCAGCGGTTGGACATGTCGGAAAAGACTTTGCGTGCCATTGAACGGGGCTCAAGCAGTGCGAAGTTGGAATCAACGCTGCGGGTAATCACCGCGTTGGGGCTGCAGTTCCAGGTGCGCAGACATACAGATAGGACCTACGGAGCATCGCTGCTGCCGTAG
- a CDS encoding acyl-CoA dehydrogenase family protein, producing the protein MREPSPSIYHPDFLLLDNDLPEDLIELRDKIRAFGKEHVLPVINGYWERAEFPRELLEPLSKLGIIGTYIPGYGCPGLSRMGAGIVAREMGRIDGSLNTFLGVHSNLCMGSIYILGSEEQRQRWLPDLAALRKTGAFALTEPDHGSDSVSLETSAYLDGDHWVINGHKRWIGNGHEGDVIVLYARDKADGEVKAFVVEKQEDGTYPKGYDPTPIEGKVGKRAILQGDIVIEDLHIPVENRLENCESFAGVNRVLAQTRGGASWEAVGHGMEAFALAAQYARERIQFSSPIASYQLVQEKLATMLAQVTEMQLLCQRMAQLQESEEFTGAMSAMIKMSTSRQALSICREARDMMGGNGLLLENHVARHLTDMEVVSTYEGTDSIQALMLGREITGLSAFTNKKRSK; encoded by the coding sequence ATGCGCGAGCCATCGCCATCCATTTACCACCCCGACTTCCTGCTGCTCGACAACGATCTTCCCGAGGACCTGATTGAGCTGCGCGACAAGATCCGCGCATTCGGCAAAGAGCACGTCCTGCCGGTTATCAACGGTTATTGGGAGCGTGCCGAATTCCCCCGCGAACTGCTCGAACCGCTGAGCAAGCTCGGCATCATCGGTACTTACATCCCGGGTTATGGCTGCCCCGGTCTTTCCCGCATGGGTGCGGGCATCGTTGCTCGTGAGATGGGCCGCATCGATGGCTCCCTAAACACCTTCCTTGGTGTGCACTCCAACCTGTGCATGGGTTCTATCTACATCCTGGGTTCTGAAGAACAGCGTCAGCGCTGGCTGCCGGACCTTGCTGCCCTGCGCAAGACTGGTGCTTTCGCGCTGACCGAACCCGACCACGGCTCTGACTCGGTGTCCCTGGAAACCTCCGCGTACCTCGATGGCGACCACTGGGTGATCAATGGCCACAAGCGCTGGATCGGCAACGGCCACGAAGGCGATGTCATCGTGCTCTATGCCCGCGACAAGGCGGATGGTGAGGTCAAGGCTTTTGTCGTCGAAAAGCAAGAAGACGGCACCTACCCAAAGGGCTACGACCCCACACCAATCGAAGGCAAGGTGGGCAAGCGTGCCATCCTGCAGGGCGATATCGTGATTGAAGACCTACACATCCCGGTTGAAAACCGCTTGGAAAATTGCGAGTCCTTCGCCGGCGTGAACCGCGTGCTGGCCCAAACCCGCGGTGGTGCATCCTGGGAAGCTGTCGGCCACGGCATGGAAGCCTTCGCCCTGGCTGCCCAGTACGCCCGGGAGCGCATCCAGTTCTCCTCCCCGATTGCGTCCTACCAGCTAGTCCAAGAAAAGCTGGCCACCATGCTCGCTCAGGTCACCGAAATGCAGCTGCTATGCCAGCGCATGGCGCAGCTGCAGGAATCCGAAGAATTCACCGGCGCCATGTCCGCGATGATCAAGATGTCCACCTCGCGCCAAGCCTTGAGCATCTGCCGCGAAGCCCGCGACATGATGGGCGGCAACGGCCTTCTGCTAGAAAACCACGTCGCCCGTCATCTCACCGACATGGAAGTCGTCTCCACCTACGAAGGCACCGACTCCATCCAGGCACTCATGCTCGGCCGCGAAATCACCGGCCTCTCCGCTTTCACCAACAAAAAGCGCAGTAAGTAG
- a CDS encoding CaiB/BaiF CoA transferase family protein — MTEVTEISGGTGPLEGVVVADFSRILAGPYCSMLLADLGATVIKVESAGGDDTRAWIPPSYEGKSTYYLSINRNKHSVVLDLRDENDLQTAYDILDRADVFLENFKPGSLAKFGLGPEHLASRWPNVVHVSVTGFGSASGALPGYDLLAQAISGFMHTTGQVDGDPSRAGVAIFDVITGLHATIAVLAGLLDKQKEGLGQHIELNLLSSALSALVNQSGAAAMTGVSPSRMGNDHPSLFPYGPFDCKDRPLVICLGNDRQFYRFAEVVGHPEWAENPDFISMDKRNRNREDLRELMEEALSSKTAEEWFGILRENGLPAAPILNVVEGLDFAETLGLDPRITAGEGEKSLPGVRNPLNFSRSELQYRLAPPELGEHTDAIQNWIANTEPKGAS; from the coding sequence ATGACTGAAGTGACCGAAATTTCCGGGGGAACCGGGCCGCTTGAAGGAGTCGTCGTCGCTGACTTTTCTCGCATCCTCGCGGGCCCTTATTGCTCCATGCTGCTGGCTGACTTGGGCGCTACCGTCATCAAGGTCGAAAGCGCTGGCGGTGATGACACCCGCGCCTGGATTCCGCCATCATACGAGGGCAAGTCCACCTATTACCTCTCCATCAACCGCAACAAACACTCCGTGGTGCTCGACCTGCGCGATGAGAATGACTTGCAGACTGCCTATGACATCTTGGACCGCGCCGATGTCTTCTTAGAAAACTTCAAACCCGGCAGCTTGGCCAAGTTCGGACTCGGTCCGGAGCACCTTGCTTCACGATGGCCCAACGTCGTCCACGTCTCCGTCACCGGCTTTGGTAGTGCTTCCGGTGCCCTTCCCGGCTATGACCTACTCGCCCAGGCCATCTCGGGCTTTATGCACACCACCGGCCAAGTAGATGGCGATCCCAGCCGCGCCGGCGTGGCCATTTTCGACGTGATTACCGGCCTGCACGCCACCATCGCCGTGCTCGCCGGTCTGCTGGATAAACAGAAAGAAGGCTTAGGCCAGCACATTGAGCTCAACCTACTCAGCTCCGCTCTGTCTGCTCTGGTTAACCAATCAGGTGCTGCCGCCATGACCGGGGTTAGCCCCAGCCGCATGGGCAACGACCACCCCAGCCTGTTCCCTTATGGTCCCTTCGACTGCAAGGACCGTCCGCTGGTGATCTGCTTGGGCAACGACCGGCAGTTCTATCGCTTTGCCGAAGTCGTCGGTCACCCCGAATGGGCTGAGAACCCCGATTTCATCAGCATGGACAAGCGCAACCGCAACCGTGAGGACCTGCGCGAACTCATGGAAGAAGCACTCTCATCCAAGACCGCCGAAGAATGGTTTGGCATCTTGCGCGAGAACGGCCTGCCCGCCGCACCCATCCTCAACGTCGTCGAAGGCCTCGATTTCGCCGAAACACTCGGCCTCGATCCACGCATTACCGCCGGTGAAGGCGAGAAATCCCTGCCGGGTGTTCGCAACCCACTGAATTTTTCTCGTTCCGAGCTCCAGTACCGCCTTGCCCCACCTGAACTTGGCGAACACACCGACGCCATCCAGAACTGGATCGCGAATACCGAACCCAAGGGCGCTTCCTAG
- a CDS encoding LysR family transcriptional regulator — translation MEISQAQAFLVLAEELHFGRAAQRLNMTQPPLSRIIRGLEKQWGVELFTRSTRNVKLTPVGAALIEPARALVAASDDVNTAMADAKAGRTGKLTMGFTGGSFQRGILALTRQLRKDMPRVGVNLISGRLSHVGLSQVIDGTLDIAIGRWNVIPDSIDHLDLESEKMVIALPDSHRLAREKAVSFKDLEKENWIALPGGYGSALHNQLMMLTGKAGYSPNIVQHVDNSWTILVLVSAGAGVTLTLSSVAKSTRVEGVVFKPIADPAPDLMVRLVWRRDSKNPVVAPAIESAKTAFGMRD, via the coding sequence ATGGAGATATCGCAAGCGCAGGCATTCTTGGTTCTCGCAGAAGAACTGCACTTCGGACGGGCGGCGCAGCGACTGAATATGACCCAGCCGCCGTTAAGCCGCATCATTCGCGGTTTAGAGAAGCAATGGGGAGTTGAGCTGTTTACCCGTTCGACGAGGAATGTGAAGCTCACCCCGGTGGGCGCGGCACTGATTGAACCGGCACGCGCGTTGGTTGCGGCATCGGATGACGTCAACACCGCCATGGCCGATGCCAAGGCTGGTCGCACGGGCAAGCTCACCATGGGCTTTACGGGTGGTTCATTCCAGCGCGGCATTTTGGCGTTGACGAGGCAGCTGCGCAAGGACATGCCGCGGGTGGGTGTGAATCTGATTTCCGGGCGCCTATCGCACGTGGGCCTGTCGCAGGTTATTGACGGCACGCTGGATATCGCCATTGGTCGCTGGAACGTGATTCCCGATTCTATTGATCATCTCGATCTGGAAAGCGAAAAGATGGTGATCGCGTTGCCGGATAGTCATCGTCTGGCACGCGAGAAAGCGGTGTCTTTCAAAGATCTGGAGAAAGAAAACTGGATCGCTCTGCCTGGTGGTTATGGCTCAGCACTGCACAACCAGTTGATGATGCTCACGGGTAAAGCAGGCTATTCGCCGAACATCGTCCAGCACGTAGACAACTCCTGGACCATCTTGGTGTTGGTGTCTGCGGGTGCCGGGGTGACTCTGACGTTGAGCTCCGTGGCGAAATCAACGCGCGTGGAAGGTGTCGTATTCAAGCCGATTGCTGACCCTGCTCCGGACCTCATGGTGCGTTTGGTCTGGCGCCGCGATAGTAAGAATCCCGTGGTAGCGCCCGCAATTGAAAGCGCGAAGACTGCCTTTGGCATGCGTGACTAA